The following proteins are co-located in the Methanomicrobiales archaeon genome:
- the aroC gene encoding chorismate synthase, with the protein MNTFGRNFRCTTFGESHGKAIGVVIDGCPPGLPLSEADIQPLLDRRRPGRSPFASARQEADRVEILSGVFEGRTTGAPIALLIQNRDVRSEDYEPLRTVFRPGHADYAYQAKYGIRDHRGGGRSSGRETAARVAAAAVAMKILAARGIRIAARIREIHGRTDPKEMEQEIAAAQAAGDSVGGIVEVTASGVPPALGDPVFGKLDALIAAAMMGIGAVKGVEIGEGFRAARLFGSENNDPITPQGFASNHAGGILGGISTGQEIVVRIAVKPTSSIAKPQKTVDTENRAVEITVQGRHDPCIVPRILPVAESMLALVILDCLLEQAKYRGPDAGDPR; encoded by the coding sequence CTCTCCGAGGCCGATATCCAGCCTCTCCTGGACCGCCGCCGCCCGGGGCGGAGCCCGTTCGCGTCGGCACGGCAGGAGGCGGACCGCGTGGAGATCCTCTCCGGCGTCTTCGAGGGGAGGACCACGGGGGCCCCCATCGCGCTCCTGATCCAGAACCGCGACGTGCGGAGCGAAGACTACGAGCCGCTCCGCACCGTCTTCCGCCCCGGCCACGCGGACTACGCCTACCAGGCGAAGTACGGGATCCGGGACCACCGCGGGGGCGGACGGAGCTCGGGGCGGGAGACGGCGGCCCGGGTCGCCGCCGCCGCCGTGGCGATGAAGATCCTGGCCGCCCGCGGGATCCGGATCGCGGCGCGGATCCGGGAGATCCACGGGCGGACGGATCCGAAGGAGATGGAGCAGGAGATCGCGGCGGCGCAGGCAGCCGGGGACTCCGTCGGGGGCATCGTGGAGGTCACGGCATCCGGCGTCCCGCCCGCCCTCGGGGACCCGGTCTTCGGAAAACTGGACGCCCTCATCGCCGCTGCCATGATGGGCATCGGCGCCGTGAAGGGCGTGGAGATCGGCGAGGGTTTCCGGGCGGCGCGGCTCTTCGGCTCCGAGAACAACGATCCCATCACACCGCAGGGATTTGCCAGCAACCACGCCGGCGGGATCCTGGGCGGCATCAGCACGGGGCAGGAGATCGTGGTGAGGATCGCCGTGAAGCCCACTTCATCGATAGCAAAACCCCAGAAGACAGTCGACACCGAGAACCGCGCAGTGGAGATAACGGTGCAGGGGCGGCACGATCCCTGCATCGTCCCCCGAATCCTTCCCGTGGCGGAGTCGATGCTCGCGCTGGTGATCCTGGACTGCCTGCTCGAGCAGGCGAAGTACCGGGGGCCCGATGCGGGAGACCCCCGCTAA